One part of the Candidatus Nanopelagicales bacterium genome encodes these proteins:
- the dapC gene encoding succinyldiaminopimelate transaminase — MAFAGHQLPDFPWDSLVPFRERAARHPGGTCDLSIGTPVDPVPVLVQQALSEAANSPGYPTTHGTTALRESIAGWFDRRLGVPNLDPTAVLPTIGSKEFIAWLPTLLGLGSTNTVVTPQVAYPTYDVGAQLAGCRVMRADSLTALGPSTPALLWLNSPANPTGRVLGVEHLRKVVSWARQRGVTVASDECYIELGWDEQPMSILHPDVCDGSFDGLLSVQSLSKRSNLAGYRFGYVAGDPMLIAGLLEVRKHAGMMVPAPIAQAATAALCDDGHVVAQRSTYRARRELLIAGLTEAGFRIDDSVAGLYLWATRDESCWDTVGWLADRGIVVAPGDFYGPAGKSHVRVAITATDDRVQEAVRRLAIAEPESSV; from the coding sequence ATGGCATTCGCCGGACACCAACTCCCTGACTTTCCGTGGGACAGCCTTGTCCCCTTCCGTGAGCGGGCCGCCCGGCACCCGGGCGGTACGTGCGATCTATCCATCGGTACGCCGGTCGATCCGGTGCCGGTGCTGGTCCAGCAGGCGCTGAGCGAGGCTGCCAATAGCCCTGGGTATCCGACCACTCATGGCACGACGGCCCTGCGGGAGTCAATCGCCGGTTGGTTCGACCGCCGCCTCGGGGTGCCGAACCTGGATCCGACCGCGGTGCTGCCGACGATCGGCAGCAAGGAGTTCATCGCCTGGCTGCCGACCCTGCTCGGCCTGGGCTCGACGAATACCGTTGTCACCCCGCAGGTCGCCTACCCGACCTACGACGTGGGAGCTCAACTCGCTGGTTGCCGGGTGATGCGGGCTGACTCGTTGACCGCGCTGGGACCATCGACCCCGGCCCTGCTGTGGTTGAACTCGCCAGCCAACCCCACCGGTCGCGTCCTCGGAGTCGAACATCTGCGCAAGGTCGTGTCGTGGGCCCGTCAGCGTGGCGTAACAGTTGCCAGCGATGAGTGCTACATCGAGCTCGGTTGGGACGAACAGCCAATGTCAATCCTGCACCCTGACGTCTGCGACGGATCGTTTGATGGCCTGCTGTCGGTGCAGTCGTTGTCGAAGCGATCCAACCTGGCCGGTTACCGCTTCGGGTACGTAGCCGGTGACCCGATGTTGATCGCGGGCCTGCTGGAGGTCCGCAAACACGCGGGCATGATGGTCCCGGCACCCATCGCCCAGGCAGCGACCGCCGCCCTGTGCGACGACGGGCACGTCGTCGCACAGCGCTCGACGTACCGTGCTCGCCGCGAACTGCTGATCGCCGGGCTGACCGAAGCGGGATTCCGAATCGACGATTCGGTCGCGGGTCTGTACCTGTGGGCTACCCGTGACGAGTCCTGCTGGGACACCGTTGGCTGGCTCGCCGATCGTGGAATTGTGGTGGCGCCCGGGGACTTCTACGGTCCGGCCGGCAAGTCCCATGTGCGCGTGGCGATCACGGCGACCGACGACCGAGTCCAGGAAGCGGTGCGCCGGCTAGCCATTGCAGAGCCGGAGAGTAGCGTCTGA
- a CDS encoding ferredoxin family protein — translation MTYTIALPCVDLKDKACIDECPVDCIYEGERMLYIHPDECVDCGACEPVCPVEAIFYEDDVPEEWRDYTPANAEFFNDLGSPGGAAKLGLIEKDVPLVASLPPQEHDE, via the coding sequence GTGACGTACACGATCGCCCTTCCTTGTGTGGATTTGAAGGACAAGGCCTGCATCGACGAGTGTCCAGTGGACTGCATCTATGAGGGTGAGCGGATGCTCTACATCCACCCCGACGAGTGCGTCGACTGCGGGGCGTGCGAGCCGGTCTGCCCGGTTGAGGCGATCTTCTACGAAGACGACGTTCCGGAGGAATGGCGCGACTACACCCCGGCTAACGCGGAGTTCTTCAACGATCTGGGATCACCCGGGGGAGCCGCGAAACTCGGGCTCATCGAAAAGGACGTTCCCCTCGTGGCGAGCTTGCCACCGCAAGAGCACGACGAATAG
- a CDS encoding VanW family protein has product MSSGISSPPQSAGSQAADDSAPDLLTTNTATNTPRSQRPPVTRQQRTIRITVLFLFWATAMFATAYALGSNTVPDGVTVNGVAIGGLDRQSALNTLNAAVAARRDEAIKLTALDNTISVSPSDLGIDADVAATVDSAAANRWNPFDLPKTWSGGGEKPIILTLDQTKLTNQVETIGARFDRPMAEPEITYVATTPKLTEGTTGTLVNRDAAAGAIASGYLTADKPIELPVGSSSPTVSPEQARGVEAGAATVAVAEPIAIKAGDVTAEATPADIASALTFQVQDGQLRPVVDGAALRARLGDQLKSVDTPAKDASWDVSSGTPVLTPSAAGSGVTDENLADQVTAALDKTGDARSATLSLGPLQPKLTTEDASALGITEPMARFTQPFPYAAYRVQNIGQAAKKINNTLLRPGDTFSMNDIVGERTKANGFTTGYVVGEGGRLQEDLGGGVSTLATTLWTSAFFAGLERVEQGSHLIWISRYRPGLEATVAWGQLDLKFRNDTPNGVLITTKMTNDSVRVSIWGKKQYGKIKAVSGPKQNVTPFPTEQNSGPDCVTTAGVNGFDISVARVFLNDGREVKRQDFRTHYIPEPKVECASANKPLS; this is encoded by the coding sequence GTGTCGAGTGGCATCTCGAGTCCGCCCCAGTCAGCGGGCAGTCAGGCTGCTGACGACTCCGCCCCGGACCTGCTGACTACCAACACTGCGACCAATACCCCGCGCAGCCAGCGCCCTCCGGTCACTCGCCAGCAGCGCACTATCCGAATAACGGTGCTGTTCCTATTCTGGGCGACCGCGATGTTCGCGACCGCCTACGCGTTGGGCTCCAACACGGTTCCTGACGGCGTCACGGTCAATGGGGTTGCCATCGGTGGCCTCGACCGCCAAAGCGCATTGAACACACTCAACGCTGCTGTTGCTGCCCGCCGTGACGAAGCGATCAAGCTGACGGCGCTGGATAACACGATCTCGGTGAGTCCATCGGACCTCGGTATTGATGCCGACGTGGCGGCCACAGTCGATTCCGCCGCAGCCAACAGATGGAACCCCTTCGACCTGCCCAAGACGTGGAGCGGTGGTGGCGAGAAGCCGATCATCCTCACGTTGGATCAGACCAAACTGACCAACCAAGTCGAGACCATTGGCGCCAGGTTCGACCGACCAATGGCCGAGCCGGAAATCACCTACGTCGCAACGACCCCGAAACTCACCGAAGGCACCACAGGGACCCTGGTGAACCGTGATGCCGCCGCCGGTGCCATCGCGAGTGGTTACCTGACCGCCGACAAGCCCATCGAACTCCCGGTCGGATCATCATCACCAACCGTGTCACCGGAGCAGGCTCGCGGAGTCGAAGCTGGCGCAGCGACCGTTGCCGTCGCCGAACCGATCGCGATCAAGGCTGGCGATGTGACGGCCGAGGCGACGCCAGCGGACATAGCGTCCGCGCTGACCTTTCAAGTACAGGATGGGCAGTTGCGGCCCGTCGTGGATGGGGCAGCCCTACGCGCTCGGCTTGGCGATCAGCTCAAGTCCGTCGATACGCCAGCCAAGGACGCGAGTTGGGATGTCTCGTCCGGAACCCCGGTTCTGACACCCTCCGCGGCCGGCAGTGGTGTAACCGACGAGAACTTGGCTGACCAAGTAACAGCAGCGCTGGATAAGACCGGTGATGCCCGATCCGCCACTTTGTCGCTGGGTCCGCTGCAACCGAAGCTCACGACCGAGGACGCCTCGGCGCTGGGAATCACCGAACCGATGGCCCGATTTACCCAGCCATTCCCGTATGCGGCCTACCGGGTGCAAAATATTGGCCAGGCTGCCAAGAAGATCAACAACACCTTGTTGCGTCCAGGCGACACGTTCTCAATGAATGACATCGTCGGCGAGCGGACCAAAGCGAATGGCTTCACGACCGGGTACGTCGTCGGCGAGGGCGGCCGACTCCAGGAAGACCTCGGTGGCGGTGTTTCGACGCTGGCAACGACGCTGTGGACGTCAGCATTCTTTGCCGGTCTGGAGCGAGTGGAACAGGGCTCGCACCTGATCTGGATCTCCCGGTATCGCCCGGGCTTGGAGGCCACTGTCGCCTGGGGTCAGCTGGACTTGAAATTCCGCAACGACACCCCCAACGGCGTGCTGATCACCACCAAGATGACCAACGATTCGGTCAGGGTGTCGATCTGGGGCAAGAAGCAGTACGGCAAGATCAAGGCGGTCTCAGGTCCCAAACAGAACGTCACACCGTTTCCCACCGAGCAGAACTCCGGACCCGACTGTGTCACGACGGCCGGGGTGAACGGGTTCGACATCTCGGTAGCGCGCGTCTTCCTCAATGACGGCAGAGAAGTGAAACGGCAGGACTTTCGGACGCACTACATCCCGGAGCCCAAAGTCGAGTGCGCATCGGCAAACAAACCGCTGTCGTAG
- a CDS encoding flavin reductase encodes MMSELEVNAESFKEVGSRWVTGVAVVTTISDGFDHAMTGNSFSTVSVDPMQVLMCIETNTRFHDALCTTEDSHSVGGEPRRWAMSILSADAAPTASWFATKGRPLVGQFDRIAHHRGPITSAIILDEAIASLELQTVHEFVSGDHVIVVGQVLGLATRDPARDEADDDPAARPLTYWARRYRNLTP; translated from the coding sequence ATGATGTCAGAGCTCGAGGTCAACGCGGAATCCTTCAAAGAGGTCGGCTCCCGGTGGGTCACCGGCGTTGCCGTCGTGACCACAATCTCTGACGGTTTCGATCACGCGATGACCGGCAACTCGTTCAGCACAGTGTCAGTCGACCCGATGCAGGTATTGATGTGCATCGAAACGAACACCCGGTTCCACGACGCTCTGTGCACCACGGAGGATTCCCACTCGGTCGGTGGGGAGCCAAGGCGGTGGGCGATGAGCATTCTGTCGGCCGATGCGGCACCCACGGCGAGTTGGTTCGCGACCAAGGGCAGGCCGCTGGTCGGTCAATTCGATCGCATCGCACACCACCGCGGTCCGATCACCTCCGCGATCATTCTCGACGAGGCGATCGCCTCCTTGGAGCTTCAGACCGTTCACGAGTTCGTCTCCGGCGATCACGTGATCGTCGTTGGCCAGGTCCTGGGTTTGGCGACTCGGGACCCCGCACGTGATGAGGCGGACGACGATCCGGCCGCTCGCCCACTCACGTACTGGGCGCGCCGGTACCGCAATTTGACTCCCTGA
- the mshB gene encoding N-acetyl-1-D-myo-inositol-2-amino-2-deoxy-alpha-D-glucopyranoside deacetylase, whose translation MTDVADRRILLVHAHPDDETIGSGALMAKCAADGAQVTLVTCTLGEEGEVLVPDLEHIGAAHEDRLGDHRIEELGAAMRELGVTDWRLLGEPGKYRDSGMMGEPTNDRDGCFWQTDLLTAAADLVPIIREVRPHVLITYDDFGGYGHPDHIQAHRVAMYGAMLAAAPTFRPELGEAWDIPKIYWTAMSKAMIRKGIEALRAAGDTSEIAKMDPDEIPFGISDELITTAIDGREFLPKKVAAMRAYPTQIDMQSGFFALSDIADGAMGVESFRLIKGQVGPPDVSGQESDVFAGLSID comes from the coding sequence ATGACTGACGTCGCTGACCGCCGGATCTTACTCGTTCACGCACATCCAGATGACGAGACGATCGGCTCCGGCGCACTCATGGCCAAGTGTGCGGCGGACGGCGCACAGGTGACGCTGGTGACGTGCACCCTCGGCGAAGAAGGCGAGGTGCTGGTACCCGATCTCGAACACATCGGCGCAGCCCATGAGGACCGCCTTGGTGATCATCGCATCGAGGAGCTCGGAGCAGCGATGCGCGAACTCGGAGTGACCGATTGGCGACTACTCGGCGAGCCCGGCAAGTATCGCGACAGCGGAATGATGGGTGAACCGACCAATGATCGCGACGGCTGCTTCTGGCAGACCGACCTGCTTACTGCCGCCGCGGATCTGGTTCCGATCATTCGCGAGGTTCGGCCGCACGTCCTGATCACCTACGACGATTTTGGCGGCTACGGTCACCCCGATCACATCCAAGCCCATCGGGTGGCGATGTACGGCGCGATGCTTGCCGCAGCTCCGACTTTCCGACCAGAACTCGGCGAAGCGTGGGACATCCCGAAGATCTACTGGACGGCAATGTCCAAGGCGATGATTCGCAAGGGTATCGAGGCCCTGCGGGCCGCCGGCGACACCAGCGAGATCGCCAAGATGGACCCGGACGAGATCCCGTTTGGAATCTCCGACGAACTGATCACGACCGCGATCGACGGCCGCGAGTTCCTGCCGAAGAAGGTGGCGGCGATGCGGGCGTACCCGACCCAGATCGACATGCAAAGTGGCTTCTTCGCGCTCTCCGACATCGCCGATGGCGCGATGGGGGTGGAGAGTTTCCGGTTGATCAAGGGTCAGGTCGGCCCACCAGATGTCAGCGGCCAAGAGTCGGATGTCTTTGCTGGCCTGAGTATCGACTGA
- a CDS encoding S9 family peptidase, with translation MAFTRSSSGTDPVNCLWLIERDGQETTETLVADPTVLSTDGEDLPDVERARRERMRETSAGITSFSTDRDVTVAAFALSGQVGIARLSGERAVRLLDVAGPAIDPRVDPTGQRVAWVCDGSLHVADIDGSHARVLVEASTANETWGLADFLAAEEFDRMRGFWWSPDGTQLLVQQTDDASVDQWWIADPASPTSDPRPVRYPAAGTTNPDVALWLVNLDGGRTEVAWDHDRYCYLLSVQWNSRGPALVTVLNREQNDAAVLTATLGSVRTTEVARLTDPCWVEFVPGTPTWSPTGQLVNTACGLGSVRGVSDAITVDGSLLGPNSMRVRAVLDVANDGLLLATNSDPAECDVTHLSWAGTATAVQAGGWNSAVRDGRTLLLTRTDFGELTTTYRLVDLLTDGSTAALADVASNAEVPAVDLNLDYLRVGERDLATVVVWPRDHEPRSRRLPVIMNPYGGPHAQRVLASGRSFAENQWLADQGFAVIVADGRGSPGRGPAWEREIFHDLATAPLADQVDALAGVAERWPDDIDIDRVGITGWSFGGYLAALAVLRQPDIFRAAVAGAPVTNWHLYDTAYTERYLGNPRADESPYEASSLLPLAPDLRRPLMIIHGMADDNVVVAHSLQLSGALTAAGRPHEFLPLSNVTHMTPQEEVAENLLLRELDFFRRHLG, from the coding sequence GTGGCTTTCACGCGATCATCGAGTGGCACCGATCCGGTCAATTGCCTGTGGCTGATCGAGCGCGACGGTCAGGAAACTACCGAGACCCTCGTTGCTGACCCGACCGTATTGAGCACCGACGGCGAAGACCTACCCGACGTCGAGCGGGCACGACGCGAACGGATGCGCGAGACGTCCGCTGGGATCACCTCTTTCTCGACCGACCGCGACGTGACCGTGGCCGCTTTTGCCCTGTCCGGACAGGTTGGCATCGCTCGACTGAGCGGAGAACGGGCTGTGCGACTGCTGGATGTGGCGGGACCGGCCATAGACCCTCGCGTTGATCCAACTGGGCAACGGGTGGCGTGGGTTTGTGACGGTTCACTGCATGTGGCCGACATTGATGGTTCGCATGCGCGCGTGCTGGTCGAGGCCAGCACCGCGAACGAGACTTGGGGTCTGGCGGACTTCCTGGCTGCCGAGGAGTTCGACCGGATGCGTGGGTTCTGGTGGTCACCGGACGGCACTCAGCTACTCGTTCAGCAGACTGATGACGCCAGCGTGGATCAGTGGTGGATCGCAGATCCCGCCAGCCCGACGTCGGACCCCCGACCGGTTCGCTACCCCGCCGCCGGCACCACCAACCCGGACGTAGCGCTGTGGCTGGTCAATCTGGATGGCGGTCGCACGGAGGTCGCGTGGGATCACGACCGTTACTGCTACCTGCTGTCGGTTCAGTGGAACTCCCGCGGCCCCGCGCTGGTCACGGTCTTGAATCGGGAGCAGAACGACGCGGCGGTGCTCACAGCCACGCTGGGGTCCGTCCGGACCACCGAGGTCGCGCGGTTGACCGATCCCTGCTGGGTTGAATTCGTGCCCGGCACCCCGACCTGGTCACCCACCGGTCAGTTAGTGAATACCGCGTGTGGTCTGGGCTCGGTCAGGGGCGTCAGCGATGCGATTACGGTTGACGGATCGTTGCTGGGGCCTAACAGCATGCGCGTTCGCGCCGTTCTCGACGTCGCCAACGACGGCCTGCTGCTGGCGACCAATTCCGACCCCGCGGAATGCGACGTCACCCACCTGTCCTGGGCGGGCACGGCGACCGCGGTGCAAGCAGGTGGATGGAACAGCGCAGTGCGCGACGGACGGACGCTGCTGCTGACTCGCACCGACTTCGGTGAACTCACTACGACGTATCGACTAGTGGATCTGTTGACGGATGGATCCACTGCGGCACTTGCCGACGTTGCTTCGAACGCTGAGGTGCCCGCCGTGGACTTGAACCTCGACTACCTGCGGGTGGGTGAACGAGACCTGGCCACCGTCGTCGTGTGGCCTCGCGACCATGAGCCGAGATCGCGTCGGTTACCTGTGATCATGAACCCTTACGGCGGCCCGCATGCCCAACGCGTGTTGGCATCGGGGCGTTCCTTCGCCGAGAACCAATGGCTCGCGGATCAGGGCTTCGCGGTGATCGTCGCCGACGGTCGCGGCTCACCCGGGCGCGGACCTGCCTGGGAGCGGGAGATCTTCCACGACTTGGCGACCGCGCCGCTGGCCGATCAGGTGGATGCCCTGGCCGGGGTCGCCGAGCGTTGGCCTGATGACATCGACATCGACCGAGTCGGCATCACCGGGTGGTCATTCGGCGGCTACCTCGCGGCGCTGGCCGTGCTGCGTCAGCCCGACATCTTTAGGGCGGCCGTCGCCGGAGCGCCCGTCACCAACTGGCACCTCTATGACACCGCCTACACCGAGCGGTACCTCGGTAATCCGCGCGCGGATGAGAGCCCTTACGAGGCCAGCTCCCTGCTGCCGCTGGCCCCCGACCTGCGGAGACCACTAATGATCATCCACGGTATGGCCGATGACAACGTCGTGGTTGCCCATTCCCTGCAACTGTCCGGTGCACTGACTGCGGCTGGCCGCCCGCACGAGTTCCTGCCGTTGTCGAACGTCACCCACATGACGCCGCAGGAGGAAGTGGCCGAAAACCTGCTGCTCCGCGAGCTCGACTTCTTCCGCCGTCACCTGGGATAG